Sequence from the Gemmatimonas sp. genome:
CGGCGCGCGCGGCCTCCTTGAACGGCGGCGCGGGAATCTCGCAGAGCGCGACCTGCTCGGTGAGCGTCCATTCGTTCTCGCTTTGCAGCGCGGCCATCGCCTTGGCCACGGCAGGCTGCTTGGCGAGTCGGTCGAGCGCGGCCTCGGTGGGCGTGGCCTTCGCGGCGACCTTGGGCTGCTGCGCGTGGCCGGTGGCTGGCGCTGCCAGCGCGAGAGTCAGAAACGACAGCAGCGCCGGGATCGTGGTGCCGGCGCCGCGAGGCAAAACGAGAGAGGACATGACGTCAGGAGCTGATCGTGATCGTGCCGGCGGTGGTGTTCGAGGCGACGGTGAATTCGAACAGACCGTTGGTTCGCTGGCCACCGGTCCACGCGCCGCTCACATTGAACGTGGCGCCATGGTTCGGGCAACGGAAGCCCGTCCCGCTGATCGCGACGGTGGTGCCTTGATGGGGGCAAATCAATGAGAACGCGCGGTACTGGGTCGTGGAGGCGCGAACCACCGCGATCGGGGTTCCGGCACCGCTGATCACCGCGATCCCGCCCACGATGCCAAGGGCCGCGTAATTCGCCAGCGTCACCGTTGTGCTCACGTTGGACGGCCCGGTGGGACTTCCGCCGATACCGTCGCCGCACGCGGTCAGGACGGCGGTAATGGCCAGCGCGGAACTCGTGGCCAGAAACTCCCGCCGGTTCACGCCGGCGCCGCGGCACTTCGTACAGTCGGACATGACGACTCCCTCAAGAGAAGAGATCTGGCCGATGTGGCTCAGACTTTGACTAGTGCAGCCGCCCACTTCGCCGGGTCGACGTCACTCTCGAACGCGACATCGGGATCGACGACGATCTGCGCGCCGTCGCGCGTGATCGGCAGGCGGTCCATGTTCCGCGTGGCGCGGCCACTGACGAACGTTCCGTTGGGCAGGTACTTCGACTTGTGACGTGGGCACTGAAAGCCAGCGTTCTTCGGCATTGTCTTCAGGGCAGTGTTCTGGTGCGGGCACGACAGCGCGAAGGCGAACACCTCGCCGTTGGAGCGGCACAGTATCACCTCGTTGGCGCTGTCGATCGAAACGCCATCGGCGGCCGGCAGGGCGTATCGCACGCTGCCGCCCGGCGCGCGCGGCGCGAGCGCGGCGATGGCGTTCACCGGCCCCACGGCGGAGAGGGCCGCGATCGAGGCCGCGCCGGTGAGGGCGGTGCGCAAGAAATCCCGGCGCCCCGAACACCCGGAGCAGGACGAGTGGGAGTCAGTCATACGACGGTATTCCGTAGCGAAAAAGACGAGGGAGAAGCATCAGAGAAGCATCAGATTTCGGAGAGCACGACGCCAAGGAGTACGACCGAGAACCACGCGATGAGGCTGATGGTCGCCGATCGTTTCAGCACGGCCCATGGAAGGTGCGGACTCGGCCACTGCGTCGTCTTGTCGATCATCACGCCGGCGTCGGTCGCGGCGGTCAGCACCCGCGACTCAGTCCGCCGCATATAGGCACCGTTCGCGATCAACACCGTGAACATCGCCATCTTGCTCCAGAACACTTTCGACACGGCGAAGGTCCCGATGTCCGACGTCGCAAGCGCGATGCCGCTCGCCACCATCACCACGATCGAACCGATCACGATGGCATGCGTGGTCCGCAGATCCGCCGCCGCGGCCTGATACGCTTCTCGCGTACCCGGAGTGGCGAGCAGCACGCGGCGATCGGCCGCGATCGCGATGCCGCCGCCGGCAAACAGCGCCAGCACGTGCACGGCGAGGATCGTGGTGGGGATCCACGCGCTGTCGGCATAGAGCTCCGACCACGGGAGCAGCAGGGACGTGAGGGTTTCGAGCATCAGAGTATCGTTGGCAGAGAAGGGGTCAGTTGCCGATCAGCATAAGCAGCCAACTCACTGTCGAAACCCCCATCGAACCGAGCGCCACGTTCCGGTGCTTACGGCGCGCGTTCAGGTCTTCCTCGGCATCGTCCGCGAGCTTGGTGCCGGCATAGGCAAAGCCGCCGCTGGCAGCGGTGAAGAGCACACTATGGATGATCCGGCGGGTGCGCCCATTGGGATCCTTTCGGCCTTCCCAGAGGTTCCACCCTCCGGTCACGGTGTTTGCGCCGAACAGGATGGCGCTTCCCGTGGCCGCCGGCCCGTGCAGGTTGCGAGCCCATGACGGGGCGTCGGTGCCCTTCTCGAGCAGTTGGTCGCCGGAGAAGTACGACGCCGCGAACAACGGAATCATTCCCCAGCTAAGAATCTTGTGGATCCGCAGCCGGGTGGCGTACGCGTCGCTGTAGACGACGGCCTTCCGGCGAACCCGTGGCACGGTATCCGCAGAGGCCATCGTCAACCCCACGGGCTGCGCCACCGTGGCCGCATGCGGCTGGCGCAGGGAGTCCAACGGAAACGGTACAGCAAGCGGCCCGGGCGT
This genomic interval carries:
- a CDS encoding Rieske (2Fe-2S) protein, yielding MSDCTKCRGAGVNRREFLATSSALAITAVLTACGDGIGGSPTGPSNVSTTVTLANYAALGIVGGIAVISGAGTPIAVVRASTTQYRAFSLICPHQGTTVAISGTGFRCPNHGATFNVSGAWTGGQRTNGLFEFTVASNTTAGTITISS
- a CDS encoding Rieske (2Fe-2S) protein, translated to MRTALTGAASIAALSAVGPVNAIAALAPRAPGGSVRYALPAADGVSIDSANEVILCRSNGEVFAFALSCPHQNTALKTMPKNAGFQCPRHKSKYLPNGTFVSGRATRNMDRLPITRDGAQIVVDPDVAFESDVDPAKWAAALVKV